One Gordonia pseudamarae genomic window, TTCTGATCGTCGGACAGGGTGTCGGGGTTGAGCGCGAGCTCGTGGATCGCGTACCGCCCGCCCGGGCGCAGCACCCGGTGCGCCTCGGCGACGATCTGTGCCTTGGCGCGGTCGGACTGCATCGTCAGCATGGCTTCGCCGACGACGGCGTCGGCCGAGGAGTCGTCCAGGCCGGTGGCGGCGGCGTCGGCCTGGACCACACGGCCACGATCGCCGACGGCCTGTGAGGTGAGGGCGACCGCCGCCGGATCGGCTTCGACGCCGATGTAGCCGGCGGGGTTGCGTCCGAGGATCGACACCGCGGTCTTGCCGAGACCGGGTGCCAGTTCCACCACTTCGGCGCCGCCGAGACGGGCGTCGTCGAGGAGCTGTTCGGTCAGTGCCAGACCGCCCGGGCGCAGGACCCGCTTGCCGAGCCGGGCGAGCAGCCAGTGGCCGGGCATGTCCTCGGGTTTGCGGCCCGCCAGCGGGAGGTCCGCCGTTGCTGTGTGGGTGCCGGGTGTGTTGCTGCCGGATGTATGGGTGTCGCCCATGGTGCGCTCCCTGGTGTGGGGTGGAAGGGCCTCCATATTTAGAGGATTTAAACTACTCTAAATCATCTAAGTGCGGGTTGTCATCCTCCGAATTTCGACAGACCGGTCACAGCGACGGCCGGCCACCGGTCCGTGACATCTGTGCCGGACCGGGCCGCCGCACCCAATCCGGCCGGCGCGTCGGCGCGGTGCGGACAGCGGTGTGCGCGTAGCGGCCTGCCCGCCTTGCCGCGGGTCATGATCCGGCCGTCACCGTCCAGGGCGATCGCGTGATCGCCGACCGGAATCCACTGCGGGGAGGCGGTGTCCGCGGCCGGACTCATCGACGCGTATCCCGCTGGATGCGCAGCGTCCCGATGGTGGTGGCCAGGGAATCGTATTGCCCCACAAGGAGCGTGAACGCGATCAGCCGCGACTCGTCGAGGTGCCGGACCAGCGCCGACCAGGCCGCGTCATCGATGTCATGGGTGCCGACCAACTGATCGACGGCCCGCAGCATCGAGCGTTCGCGGTCGCCCCAACCGGCGTCGGCGCCCTCGAGGATGTCGGCGAACTCGGCCTCGGTGATGCCTGCCCGAGCGCCGAGCCGGCGGTGGTGGTCGAGCTCGTAGTCGCAGCCGCGGAGATGGGCCACGCGGATGATGATCATCTCGGTGTCCTTGCGGGACAGCTTGCCGAAGGGCATCATCCGTGAACTGAAGTACAGCCATCCGCGGAACAGGCCCTTGGAGCGGCCCAGCGTCGAGAAGATCCTGGCGTCGTCGACGCCGATGACCCGGGCCGCCGCCTGTGAGAACGCCCAGTTGAACGGCCCGAGTTGCCAGAAGCCGCCCGGTGGGATGCGAGGTGTGCTCATGGGGGTCACCGTAGCCGACGGTGGTGATGTGAACCCGCCGCCGACGCGGCCCCCGGGCGACTCATACCCCCGACGTTCGCGCCCCGGACGACGACCGGGTGACAGCCCGACGTCGGATGCGGGAGCGGCCCGACGCCGATGGGCAATCGTGGTGCCGGCAGCTACGATGGACAAGTCATGTGTCGGCCGAAGGGATCACAGATGAGCGCAGTGCGAAACGGACGTGCCGCCAGGTTCGGGGCCGGCTTGGCCGCCGCGGCTCTGGTGACCGGCGGGCTGCTGTGGGCTCCCGCCCAGGCGGACGCCGCGAACGGTCCGTACGGGGCCATCGCCTATTCGGGACAGACCAAGCGGTACGGAGTGGCCACCGGAAAATCGACGGCGAAGAAGGCGTCGAAGTCGGCCAAGAGCAAGTGTGCGAACCTCGGCGCGACCGACTGCAAAGTTATCGCCCGGATGAATGACGACTGTGCCGCGGTGGCCGTCAACCCCTTTTCCGGGGTGACGACCTCGGCGAACGCGGGCAATATCCTCGCCGCCCAGCGTGCGGCGCGAGAAGGCACCGCCAACGGGCAGATCGTCGCCTCCGGCTGCGCCACATCCAAAGACCCGTTCTGAGCCGGCTATGGCTGACCACACCCGTCGCGGATGGGGGTGACACGGGCCACTAGTCTTGGATCATGACTGATTCCGAACCGAGAGTTTTCACCCCGAGAGTTTTCACCTCCGTCGATGAGCTGCGCGCCGCCATCGGGACCGACCTCGGGTCGGGTGACTGGCTGGAGATCACGCAGGAGCGGGTCAACGCCTTCGCCGACGCCACAGGTGACCATCAGTGGATCCACGTCGATGTCGAGCGCGCCAAGGACGGACCGTTCGGTGCGACCATCGCCCACGGATACCTCACCTTGTCGCTGCTCCCGGTGATCGCCGGCGGCATCTTTGTGGTCGAGGGCCCCAAGATGGTCATCAACTACGGCGCCAACAAGGTGCGTTTCCCGCACCCGGTTCCGGTCGGCTCCCGCATCCGCGCCAACGCCGTCATCACCTCGGTGGACGAGACCAAGGCCGGGGTGAACGTGGTGGTCACCAACACCGTCGAGATCGAGGGTGTGGAGAAGCCCGCGCTCGTCTCGGAGAACATCCGACTGCTCGTGTACTGAGCCACCTGTTCTCGGCTCCTCGGCCGGGGTGCGAGGTCGGTTGGTGGCGGGGCTCCGAGCTTGGTGCGCCGACGTTGTCGGCTTGCGGGGTTTCGAGGCTCGTCGCTTGCGCTCCTCGCACCTCAACCGGCTGAGGGGTGTGTTGGGTGGTTCGGGGTTTGTCGCTCGGGCTCCTCGTACCTCAGCCGGCTGAGGGGGTGTGTTGGTCAGCAACCGCTGTGGGCGGGTTTGCCTTTGAGTCGGGCGTCGAGCCAGGTCATGGCCGCCGGGTAGCCGGTGGCCACGGCGATGACGTGTTCGCCGAAGACCTCGCGGTAGGTGGCGTCGGCGCCGAGCCGGCATTGATCGCGATAGAGATCGCGGGCGCCGGCGGCGGGGATCCAGAACTCCTGGGCCCCGTTGAAGATGTACAGCGGCACGGCCGATCTCATTCCGTGCATCTTGGTCACCCGGTAGATGTGCCGGGCAGTGGCCGAGTGGAACGGATCGGGGTCGTTGGTCATGAGCTGTGCGGGCCAGAAGGTGCCGCCGGCCAGCATCGCAGGGATCGAGCACACGTTCTTGAGTGGTGAGGTCGCCAACCATTGCGCGACATGGTTGGTCATGGGCAACAACTCGGTGCGCTCACGGGCGATCCCGAACAGCGCGGCATGGAACAGGCCGGTGGCGAGATTGGCGTTCATGCTGCCCGCCAGCATCTGGAAATCGGCGGGCACCCCGCCGAGCGCCGCCCCCACCAGCCGCGAGGTGAGTTCGGGTGCGTAGGTTTTGGCCAACAACGCCGCGCCCTTGGTGGCGATGGCGCCGCCGGAGTAGCCGAACATGCCGATTCGGCTGTGGCCGAACGCATCCGCGTCATACGTGGAGACGGCGCGGATCGAGTCGAGGATGATGTGCCCGGCCACGGTCGGTTCGGCGTAGGCCATCCGTGGCCCCTGGTGGTCGGGGATCAGCACCGTGTACCCACGGTCGAGCGCGAGTTGTGTTGTGGGCGGAACATAGTCGGTCGGATTGGTGGCGGCGCTGATGCCGCCGGCCAACGTGACGCCCGGTGTGCACGCCGCACCCAGGGCATCGATGGGAATGTTGTTGACGACGATCGGGCGCGGACCACGACCCGTCCACGCCTTGCGCGGCACCAGGACCGTCGCCGTACCGAACGACGGCCGGCCCGTCGCGTCCCTGGTCGCGAACTTGACCTGCCGCGCCGACCGGATCGGCATGATGGCCTCCTGCGTCGCGGTGCGGGTGATGTCGCGGGAGGCGATCAATCGGCCGGGTTTCATCGTGGCCAATGCCGGTGACCAGCGATCGAAGAACGGGTCGCCGGTGGGGGTCGGAAGGGTGGCCTCGCGCAACTCCTGCACCCGGTGGCCGAATCCCGGTGCCACGGCGCGCTGCGGAATGGTTGTCAGCCTCGGATACGGGGGCGCGGGGATGGTGCCGTCGATCGCGCGCGGGATCTGTTCCGGTATCCCCATCACGGTGAACGGTTCGGCCGTGGCAGGGCCGGTGGCCGTGCCCGCGAGCACACCCACGACAAGCGCTGCGACAACGGCTGATCCAGCGCGGCGCCGACGGACGGGACCGCCGGTCGATCGCCGATGCCGCCGGCCCGGCGGACCTCCCACTGCGAAGCGAACCACCATACGGGCAGAGCTTACGACGAGCTGTCGGCACCGTCCGGTGAATGCGTGTCGTCCAACCGATGGAAATTGCCGGGTGAGCCGTTCAGCGGCGCGATGACCTGTGCGTATGGTCAACGGGCCCCACTCCCGGCGGGAAGGCGGACGACATGAATCTGATGCGAGGCAAGTCGGTGGCGGACGCACCATCGTGTGGGGCTGTACGACGCGGCCACGATACTGACGCGCCTCAACCGGTGTGGCGGGGGCAGTCGTTCGGGGCCGGTTTCCCGCGCAGGCGGTCGTCGAGCCAGGTGATCGCGTCGGGGTAGCCGGTCACCGTGGCCAGGAAGTGCTCACCCGGAACCTCGCGGTAGGTGACATCGGCGCCAAGCCGGCATTGTTCGGCGAACAGATCACGGGTGCCGGCGGGCGGGATCCAGAATTCCTGCGCGCCCTGGTAGACGTACAGCGGTACCACCGACTTCTTGTCGGCCATCTTGGTGATCGCGTAGATGTGCTCGGCGACAGGTGAATTGAACGGGTCGTTGTCGTTGGACAGCAGCTGCGCGGGCAGGAAGGTGAGCCCGCCCAGAATGCCCCAGGTCGCGCAGCCGTCCTTGAGTGGCGAGGTGACCAGCCACTGCGCCGCGTTGTTGGCCAGAGTGAGCAGTTCAGGACGTTCGCGGGCCAGCCCGAACATCGCCTCGTGGAACAGGCCGGTCGCCAGGTTGGCGTTCATACTGGCGGTCAGGATCCGGTAGTCGGCGGGTACCCCGCCCATCGCGGCCCCCACGAGGCGGGGTGCGATGTCGGGCGCGTACTCGCCGGCGAGCCGGGTGGCCCCGTTGGTGGCGATCGCGCCGCCGGAATAGCCGGTCATCGCCACCTTTGATTCGCCGAAGGATTGTCTGTCGTAGTCAGATACGGCTCTGACGGAGTCCAGGACGATGTGTCCGGCGGTGGTGGGTTCGGCGTAGGCCATCCGCGGTCCCTGATGATCAGGGACGATCACCGCATATCCGCGGTGCAAGGCCAGCTGGGTGGTCGGCGGAAAGAAGTCGCTGGTGTTGGTGTCACCGCTGAAACCATGGGCGAGGGTGTAACCCGAGGTGCACTTGGTGCCCATCGAATCGATCGGCAGATTGTTGATCAGGATCGGGCGCGAACCGCGGCCGGTCCAGCGGGTGCGGGGTGTGATGACCGTGGCGGTGCCGAAGGACGGTTGGCCCAGGGCGTCGGTGCTCACGAACTTGAGCTGGCGCGCGGACTGGATGGGTACCGTCACCAGCGGGGCCGCGACCGCGGTGACATCACGGGACCGCAGAACGGTGCCCGGCTTCTTGCCCTTCAGATTCGTCGGCCACACGTCGAAGAACGCGTCACCGACCGGTGACGGCAGGATCGCCGCCCGCAGTTCCAGCACGCTGTGCGGATAGCCGGGTGCCTTCGCCCGGTCGGGAATCGTGGTCAGTCGTGGGTAGGGTGCGGGCGGGATCACCGAATCGATCGTCTCGGTGACCTGCTCGGGTACCGGGCGCATGTTGGGCGGAACCGCGGAAACGGTGGTGGCCGCCGATGTCCACAGCGCCGACGCCGCCAGGATCACTCCGGCAGTCTGCACGAACCCCAACCGCACGAACCCCGACCGCACGAACCCACATCGTGGAAACCGTGCCGAGCTACGGCGCATACGGCCTCCTATCCCTGTGGAGCCACGTGAGAGAGCGAAGTGGTGTGAGGTCGAACGCTATTGGCTCGCATCGGGGTAGGCGGCCGAAACGCCCGATCGGTTACAAAGCTGTGACGCTGAGCGTCAGGCCGGCCCGTGTACTCAGCTCATGTACGGGGAGACGCTGCTGCGGTGTTCGTGCACACGCAGCGTCGAGCCGAGTGGCGGGAACGCGCGCTGGGTGCAGTTGACGCGTTCGCAGACGCGGCAGCCGGCCCCGATCGGGGTGATGCTGGCCTGCGGACCGATCTCCAGGCCGTCGGAGTAGATGACACGGCCGGCGTGCCGCAGTTCGCATCCCAGTCCGATCGCGAACGTCTTGCCGGGCTGGCCGTAGCGGGTTGCGCGGCGTTCCACGGTGCGCGAGACCCAGAAGTAGTCACGGCCGTCGGGCATCTCGGCGATCTGGGTGAGGATCTTGCCGGGGGAGGCGAACGTCTCGTACACCGCCCACAGCGGGCAGGTACCGCCGCTGGACGAGAAGTGAAAGCCGGTGGCCGACTGACGTTTGGACATATTTCCCGCGCGGTCGACGCGGACGAACGAGAACGGGATGCCGCGCAGATTTGGGCGCTGCAAGGTGGAGAGCCGATGGCAGATCGTCTCGAACGAGACCGCGTAGAACGACGACAGGCGTTCGATGTCGTAGCGGAAATCCTCTGCTGCGCCGTGAAATTGGCTGTAGGGGAGAATTGCTGCGGCGGCGAAGTAGCTGGCGAGTCCGGTCAGTGCGAGCGCTCGAGAGGTGTTGTCGGAGAAGGTGCCTTCGCGGACGAGGCCGCCCAGGAGATCGCCGAACTCGAGGTAGGCCAGTTCGGCGGCGAGCCGGAAGGTGCGCTGGCCCGCGGACAGCGCGTTGGAGATGTCGAGTCTGCGGGTCTCGGGATCGAAGTGGTGCAGTACGTGATCCCCCATGTCGACGCGGGTGACGATCGCGACGCCGTGCACATCGCTCAGCCGCTGGGCGATCCCGCGGCGGATGTCGGCCGAATGCATGCGCATCCGGGTGGTCATCTCCTCGGCGGCCATGTCGAGCTCGTGGATGTAGTTGCGGCGCTGATAGAAGTAGTCGCGCACCTCCTCGTGGGGTGCGGTGATGGAGCCGCGCATGCTGCGGTCGCCGCGTTCGTCGGTGGCGGCGGCGAGCTGGTCGGTGGCGATGCGGTAGCGCCGGTGCAGGTTCACCATCGCCTGGGCCATCGCCGGATGTGAGGCGACCAGGCCGCTGATGGCCTGGGCGTCGGTGGCCTCGGCGGGCGCGTCGACGTCGTCGTCGAAGAGCGCCTCGCGCAGTTCGGCGATCAACCGCATGTCGTCCTGGGCGTCGAAGAAGCCGTCGTCGATACCGAATCGTTCTGTGATCTTGGCGAGCACCTTGGCGGTCATCGGCCGGGCGTCGTGCTCGATCTGGTTGAGGTAGGACGGCGAGATGCCGAGCGCCGCGGCCAGCGCGACCTGCGAGAGCCCCTGTTCGGATCGGAGCCGCCGCAGGCGTGCGCCCACGAACGGCCGGGGTGTCGTGGTCCGGCCGATCCCGCTCGCGGCGGGTGCCCGGTGTGTCCGGGACGGCTGTGTCCGGGGCATCGCGCGTCAGCCCCGTCCCGGTGCGGATGGATCCGGCCGCGGGCCGTCGGCGGGTGAACCGCCGGATACCCAAGCGTGATTCTGCTCACACGATGGGTGAGCGGCACACGGAATAGGGGTTACCCGCCGGTAAGAAGTGGGCCCGGAGTGTGCCGGAGTGCACGTCACCAAAATCCCAGTACGCGCGTACTTTTTTGTTGTCACAGCCGTCGGTTTCACATCTAAAGCTTCGCAAATTTTGCAAAATTCCGCATGATTGTGGCTCGGATTCACATCCTCTAGGGGTTTGACCTGCGGGTTTTTGTTATGGCAACCTCGGTTCAGACACCACCGGCGCCTCACCGAAGATTCGCAAATCGAACGGACAGTGCGGCGTCGACCGTCTCCTCAGGCAAGCGGCTCGCGAGAGCCGATCGCAGGACATTGAGAAAGCGAAGTAGGCAATGAGCAACGTCGGAAAGCCCCGCACAGCCGCCGAAATCCAGCAGGATTGGGACACCAACCCCCGCTGGAAGGGCATCACCCGTGACTACACCGCCGAGCAGGTCGCAGAACTGCAGGGCAACGTCATCGAGGAGCACACCCTCGCTCGCCGCGGCGCCGAGATCCTCTGGGAGGGTGTCACCAAGGGCGACGACAGCTACATCAATGCTCTGGGTGCCCTCACCGGCAACATGGCCGTGCAGCAGGTTCGCGCCGGCCTGAAGGCCATCTACCTCTCCGGCTGGCAGGTCGCCGGCGACGCCAACCTCTCGGGCCACACCTACCCCGACCAGTCGCTGTACCCGGCCAACTCGGTCCCCAGCGTCGTCCAGCGCATCAACAACGCTCTCCTGCGTGCCGACGAGATCGCCCGCGTCGAGGGTGACACCTCGGTCGACAACTGGGTCGTGCCGATCGTGGCCGACGGCGAAGCCGGCTTCGGTGGCGCACTCAACGTCTACGAGCTGCAGAAGGCCATGATCAAGGCCGGCGCCGCCGGTACCCACTGGGAAGATCAGCTCGCCTCGGAGAAGAAGTGCGGCCATCTCGGTGGCAAGGTGCTCATCCCCACCCAGCAGCACATCCGCACCCTGACCTCGGCCCGTCTGGCCGCCGATGTCGCCAACACCCCCACCGTGGTCGTCGCCCGCACCGACGCGGAGGCCGCCACCCTGCTGACCTCCGATGTGGACGAGCGCGACCGTCCGTTCCTCGACGGCACCCGCACCTCCGAGGGCTTCTACGGCATCAAGAACGGCATCGAGCCCTGCATCGCCCGTGCGAAGGCATACGCTCCCTACGCCGACCTGATCTGGATGGAGACCGGCAAGCCCGACCTGGAGCTGGCCCGCAAGTTCGCCGAGGCCGTCAAGTCGGAGTTCCCCGACCAGCTCCTGGCCTACAACTGCTCGCCTTCCTTCAACTGGAAGCAGCACCTGGACGACGACACCATCGCCAAGTTCCAGAACGAGCTCGGCGCGATGGGCTTCAAGTTCCAGTTCATCACCCTGGCCGGCTTCCACGCCCTCAACTACTCGATGTTCGATCTGGCCTACGGCTACGCCCGCAACCAGATGAGCGCCTACGTCGATCTGCAGGAGCGCGAGTTCGCCGCCGAGGAGCGCGGGTACACCGCCACCAAGCACCAGCGTGAGGTCGGTGCAGGCTACTTCGACCGCATCGCCACCACCGTGGACCCCAACACCTCGACCGCCGCGCTCAAGGGCTCGACCGAAGAGGGCCAGTTCCACTAGGAACCGGCGACCAGAACTGCCGACGTCGCGTCGAGGTCGAATGCCTACCGATTGCGACGTGACGCCCAGCCGACAGCGCCGGGGTGGGCGGGAGCTTCCCGCCCACCCCGGCGCTGTCATATCCGCCGCCGTCCCGGCGGCCGGTGCGGGCATTCCCGTCTCGTCCGCCGGCACCGAATTGTCTTGTAGCGAGGAGTCACCGTGACACCCCAGGCGATCAGCAGGGTCGGCGTGATCGGGGCCGGCCAGATGGGTGCCGGTATCGCCGAGGTTTGCGTGCGCGCGGGCACCGACGTGCTGGTATACGAGAAGACGCCCGAACTCGCCGCCGCCGGTCGGATGAGAATTCTCGATTCGCTGGGCCGGGGGGTATCCAGCGGCAAACTCACCGAGCGCGAACGTGATCAGGCCTCATGCCGGTTGACGTTCAGCTGTGATCTGGGCGATTTCGCCGACAGACAACTCGTCATCGAGGCGGTGGTGGAGGACGAGGGCGTCAAGACCGCCCTGTTCGCCGAACTCGACGCCACCGTGGCCGATCCCGAGGCCGTGCTCGCCTCGAGCTCGTCGTCCATCCCGATTCTCAAGCTGGGCATGGCCACCGCCGCCCCGGGCCGTGTGATCGGCATGCACTTCTTCCACCCGGTGCCGATGCTGCCGCTCGTCGAATTGGTGGGCACGATGCGCACCTCGGTGCAAACGCGCTCTCGCGCAGAGAGTTTCGCCCACGACGTGCTCGGCAAACAGGTGGTGCATTCCGACGACCGCTCCGGATACATCGTCAACGCACTGCTCGTGCCGTACTTGCTGTCGGCAATTCGTATGACCGAGAGCGGATTTGCTTCCGTCGAGGACATCGACAAAGGTATGACGCTCGGTTGTGCGCATCCGCTGGGGCCGTTGAAACTGGCCGATCTCGTGGGCCTGGACACGGTCAAGGCGATTGCCGAGAAGATGTACGAGGAGTTTCGGGAGCCGCTGTACGCGCCGCCGCCGCTACTGGTGCGCATGGTCGACGCGGGCCATCTGGGCAAGAAGTCCGGCCGTGGGTTCTATGGCTATGGCGTGGGACCCGTCGGTGCGGCACGGTGAAGTCAGCCACATTGCTAGCAGAGCGCTTGCATTTGCTAGCAAAGCGGGCATACATTGGGGATGTCGGAAAAGCACCCACCCGCCCATCCCGCCACTTCGGTAGAGCGCACGAGTATCTGACCCGTGAGTTGAAGGGCATAGGGTAGAGAATCAAAGGAGTTCGACATGACCACTCTCGCCAATCCCCTCTACGCCGTCGTCGGTGCGGGCGACCTCGCTCTCGCCCAGTTCAACGAGGTCGTCGCGTCGCTGCGTGAGCGCACCGAAGCCGCAGGCGAAGACGCCCAGGCCCGCTTCGAGAAGGCCAAGACCCGCTTCGCCGAGCTGCCCGACGAGGTTCCGGCGGGCCTCGAGGAGCTCAAGGGCAAGTTCACCGCGGACGAGGTCAAGGGGCAGGTCGATGCCTACGTCGCGCTGGCCACCTCGGTGTACAACGGTCTGGCCGAGCGTGGCGTCGAGGCCCTCGATCGCCTGCGTACCCAGCCGCTGGTCGCCGAGAACATCGAGCGCGCCGAGAAGGTCTACAACGACGCCGTCGACCTGACCGAGGACGCCCTCGGTGTGGTCTCCACCCAGACCCGCGCCGTCGGTGAGCGCGCCGCCAAGCTGGCCGGCACCGTGAGTGGCAAGACCGTCGACGCCGCCGTGGCCGTCGAAGAGGCCGCCGAGGATGTCGCCGAGCGCCTGGAGGAGGCCGCTGTGGCAATCGAGGACGCCGGCGCCAAGGTCAAGGCCGACGCCGACGAGGTCGCCGACGAGGTCGCCGCCGCCAAGACCCCCGCCAAGAAGGCTCCGGCCAAGAAGGCTCCGGTCAAGAAGGCCGGCCCCGCCGTCAAGTAAGACCGCCAAACATTCAAGCGCCCCTGTGGTTCTCGTGACCACAGGGGCGCTTCATGTTGTCGTGCGCACTTTTTCGAAGACCGGACCTCAGTCCATGGCGGCCACCCGTGCGCGTTCGGCCTCGACATCGAAATCAGCCTCGGGCCAGTCGAGTTCAAGCTTCTCCAGGGCGTCGATGAGCAGTTCGCAGACCGCCAGGCGGGCGAACCACTTCTTGTTGGCTGGAATCAGATGCCAGGGCGCGGCGTCCTGATCGGTCTTGTCGAAGATCGCCTGATACGCCTGCAGGTAGTCGTCCCAGAATCCGCGCTCGTCGATGTCGCCCGGATTGTATTTCCAGTACTTGTCGGGCCTGTCGAGCCGCTCGGTCAACCGCACCCTCTGCTCGTCCTTGGACACCACCAGGGCGCACTTGATGATGGTGGTGCCCGATTCGATGAGCTCTCGCTCGAACCGGTTGATCAACTCGTAGCGACCCGACCATTCGGATTCGGGCACCAGATTGTGCACGCGCACCGGGAGCACATCCTCGTAGTGCGAGCGGTCGAAGATGCCGATGCGGCCGGCCGGGGGCAGCGCCCGGTGAATGCGCCACAGAAAGTCGTGTTCGAGTTCCTCGGCGGTCGGTTTACCGAACCCCTTGATCGCCAGTCCCTGCGGGTCGAGCAGGCCGCCCACATGTCGCACGATGCCGCCCTTGCCCGCGGTGTCCATGCCCTGCAACACCAGCAGCACCGACCGGTTGTCGCCCGCCCGCCCGTTCGCGTAGAGCAGTTCCTGCAGGTCGGCCAGAACCTCCCCGCGTTCGGCGAGCAGTGTTTCGCCGAACGCCTTGTCGCCGTCGAAACCGGGAGTCGACTCCGCGTCGAACTCGGCGATCGGTCCCGTCGCGGTGACCCGAAGCGCCTCTACTGCGGGTTCGTTCCATCCTGGCTTGCGGTGTCGTGACATGTGCATCCCTTCATGTACCGGAATCGATTCTGCTCTC contains:
- a CDS encoding class I SAM-dependent methyltransferase, with amino-acid sequence MGDTHTSGSNTPGTHTATADLPLAGRKPEDMPGHWLLARLGKRVLRPGGLALTEQLLDDARLGGAEVVELAPGLGKTAVSILGRNPAGYIGVEADPAAVALTSQAVGDRGRVVQADAAATGLDDSSADAVVGEAMLTMQSDRAKAQIVAEAHRVLRPGGRYAIHELALNPDTLSDDQKTEIRKSLARSIKVNARPLTEQEWRKLFTDNGFTVEKVAFAPMALLEPRRVIADEGVLRTLRFVGNVIRNPKARKRILGMRATFTKYRDNLAAIEIVAAKDGV
- a CDS encoding carboxymuconolactone decarboxylase family protein, encoding MSTPRIPPGGFWQLGPFNWAFSQAAARVIGVDDARIFSTLGRSKGLFRGWLYFSSRMMPFGKLSRKDTEMIIIRVAHLRGCDYELDHHRRLGARAGITEAEFADILEGADAGWGDRERSMLRAVDQLVGTHDIDDAAWSALVRHLDESRLIAFTLLVGQYDSLATTIGTLRIQRDTRR
- a CDS encoding DUF4189 domain-containing protein — encoded protein: MSAVRNGRAARFGAGLAAAALVTGGLLWAPAQADAANGPYGAIAYSGQTKRYGVATGKSTAKKASKSAKSKCANLGATDCKVIARMNDDCAAVAVNPFSGVTTSANAGNILAAQRAAREGTANGQIVASGCATSKDPF
- a CDS encoding MaoC family dehydratase, yielding MTDSEPRVFTPRVFTSVDELRAAIGTDLGSGDWLEITQERVNAFADATGDHQWIHVDVERAKDGPFGATIAHGYLTLSLLPVIAGGIFVVEGPKMVINYGANKVRFPHPVPVGSRIRANAVITSVDETKAGVNVVVTNTVEIEGVEKPALVSENIRLLVY
- a CDS encoding lipase family protein, which encodes MVVRFAVGGPPGRRHRRSTGGPVRRRRAGSAVVAALVVGVLAGTATGPATAEPFTVMGIPEQIPRAIDGTIPAPPYPRLTTIPQRAVAPGFGHRVQELREATLPTPTGDPFFDRWSPALATMKPGRLIASRDITRTATQEAIMPIRSARQVKFATRDATGRPSFGTATVLVPRKAWTGRGPRPIVVNNIPIDALGAACTPGVTLAGGISAATNPTDYVPPTTQLALDRGYTVLIPDHQGPRMAYAEPTVAGHIILDSIRAVSTYDADAFGHSRIGMFGYSGGAIATKGAALLAKTYAPELTSRLVGAALGGVPADFQMLAGSMNANLATGLFHAALFGIARERTELLPMTNHVAQWLATSPLKNVCSIPAMLAGGTFWPAQLMTNDPDPFHSATARHIYRVTKMHGMRSAVPLYIFNGAQEFWIPAAGARDLYRDQCRLGADATYREVFGEHVIAVATGYPAAMTWLDARLKGKPAHSGC
- a CDS encoding lipase family protein, whose amino-acid sequence is MRRSSARFPRCGFVRSGFVRLGFVQTAGVILAASALWTSAATTVSAVPPNMRPVPEQVTETIDSVIPPAPYPRLTTIPDRAKAPGYPHSVLELRAAILPSPVGDAFFDVWPTNLKGKKPGTVLRSRDVTAVAAPLVTVPIQSARQLKFVSTDALGQPSFGTATVITPRTRWTGRGSRPILINNLPIDSMGTKCTSGYTLAHGFSGDTNTSDFFPPTTQLALHRGYAVIVPDHQGPRMAYAEPTTAGHIVLDSVRAVSDYDRQSFGESKVAMTGYSGGAIATNGATRLAGEYAPDIAPRLVGAAMGGVPADYRILTASMNANLATGLFHEAMFGLARERPELLTLANNAAQWLVTSPLKDGCATWGILGGLTFLPAQLLSNDNDPFNSPVAEHIYAITKMADKKSVVPLYVYQGAQEFWIPPAGTRDLFAEQCRLGADVTYREVPGEHFLATVTGYPDAITWLDDRLRGKPAPNDCPRHTG
- the ramB gene encoding acetate metabolism transcriptional regulator RamB, which produces MPRTQPSRTHRAPAASGIGRTTTPRPFVGARLRRLRSEQGLSQVALAAALGISPSYLNQIEHDARPMTAKVLAKITERFGIDDGFFDAQDDMRLIAELREALFDDDVDAPAEATDAQAISGLVASHPAMAQAMVNLHRRYRIATDQLAAATDERGDRSMRGSITAPHEEVRDYFYQRRNYIHELDMAAEEMTTRMRMHSADIRRGIAQRLSDVHGVAIVTRVDMGDHVLHHFDPETRRLDISNALSAGQRTFRLAAELAYLEFGDLLGGLVREGTFSDNTSRALALTGLASYFAAAAILPYSQFHGAAEDFRYDIERLSSFYAVSFETICHRLSTLQRPNLRGIPFSFVRVDRAGNMSKRQSATGFHFSSSGGTCPLWAVYETFASPGKILTQIAEMPDGRDYFWVSRTVERRATRYGQPGKTFAIGLGCELRHAGRVIYSDGLEIGPQASITPIGAGCRVCERVNCTQRAFPPLGSTLRVHEHRSSVSPYMS
- the aceA gene encoding isocitrate lyase translates to MSNVGKPRTAAEIQQDWDTNPRWKGITRDYTAEQVAELQGNVIEEHTLARRGAEILWEGVTKGDDSYINALGALTGNMAVQQVRAGLKAIYLSGWQVAGDANLSGHTYPDQSLYPANSVPSVVQRINNALLRADEIARVEGDTSVDNWVVPIVADGEAGFGGALNVYELQKAMIKAGAAGTHWEDQLASEKKCGHLGGKVLIPTQQHIRTLTSARLAADVANTPTVVVARTDAEAATLLTSDVDERDRPFLDGTRTSEGFYGIKNGIEPCIARAKAYAPYADLIWMETGKPDLELARKFAEAVKSEFPDQLLAYNCSPSFNWKQHLDDDTIAKFQNELGAMGFKFQFITLAGFHALNYSMFDLAYGYARNQMSAYVDLQEREFAAEERGYTATKHQREVGAGYFDRIATTVDPNTSTAALKGSTEEGQFH
- a CDS encoding 3-hydroxybutyryl-CoA dehydrogenase, translated to MTPQAISRVGVIGAGQMGAGIAEVCVRAGTDVLVYEKTPELAAAGRMRILDSLGRGVSSGKLTERERDQASCRLTFSCDLGDFADRQLVIEAVVEDEGVKTALFAELDATVADPEAVLASSSSSIPILKLGMATAAPGRVIGMHFFHPVPMLPLVELVGTMRTSVQTRSRAESFAHDVLGKQVVHSDDRSGYIVNALLVPYLLSAIRMTESGFASVEDIDKGMTLGCAHPLGPLKLADLVGLDTVKAIAEKMYEEFREPLYAPPPLLVRMVDAGHLGKKSGRGFYGYGVGPVGAAR
- a CDS encoding heparin-binding hemagglutinin, with the protein product MTTLANPLYAVVGAGDLALAQFNEVVASLRERTEAAGEDAQARFEKAKTRFAELPDEVPAGLEELKGKFTADEVKGQVDAYVALATSVYNGLAERGVEALDRLRTQPLVAENIERAEKVYNDAVDLTEDALGVVSTQTRAVGERAAKLAGTVSGKTVDAAVAVEEAAEDVAERLEEAAVAIEDAGAKVKADADEVADEVAAAKTPAKKAPAKKAPVKKAGPAVK